One Ignavibacteria bacterium DNA segment encodes these proteins:
- a CDS encoding T9SS type A sorting domain-containing protein, with amino-acid sequence MTTFRTIKNCFLILFTLIPLTLQAQWVQTNLPSNADILDIFADGSTVFAGTKTSGLYISKDNGMTWTQCQEHKVLSYGGFESLDGKIFCTVGGAGVHYTTDLGATWKDVNNGLNVMNTSTTVLCGGNLFALVLSDGIYRSTDKGASWTKLTGGLAEFSSLNQLIACGNTLYTAQYLKDAYSSSDQGQTWKIVQLGNPNPIVFTLVSCNNLPFLFAYGKGFFYSTDNGQTWPSLRKDLVANDIVYEGGNYFAFGYADGGKQWGVFRFKLGDTTLTPMNSGLPQSAIITKALNTGKYMFAAVKNNAAGTDKNGIYRIATSELGATDVETAAGTRPEKFELRQNYPNPFNPTTTITYSLPEAGHVRLAVYNLLGKEVAVLADEYQAASVHTVNFNAEGLTSGIYLYRLEAGKFTAYKKLLLLK; translated from the coding sequence ATGACAACATTCCGTACAATTAAGAACTGCTTTCTTATTCTTTTTACTTTAATTCCTCTTACACTGCAGGCGCAGTGGGTGCAGACCAATCTGCCCTCCAATGCGGACATTCTCGATATTTTTGCTGATGGAAGCACAGTTTTTGCCGGCACAAAAACCTCAGGGCTCTATATTTCAAAAGACAACGGCATGACGTGGACGCAGTGTCAGGAGCATAAGGTCCTCTCATACGGAGGCTTTGAATCTCTTGACGGCAAGATCTTCTGCACAGTGGGCGGCGCGGGCGTGCATTATACGACCGATCTGGGTGCTACGTGGAAGGATGTAAACAACGGCCTGAACGTAATGAATACCTCCACCACGGTCCTGTGCGGCGGGAACCTTTTTGCCCTGGTCCTCAGCGACGGCATCTACCGCTCCACCGACAAGGGAGCCAGCTGGACCAAGCTTACAGGCGGACTTGCCGAGTTCAGTTCGCTCAATCAGCTTATAGCCTGCGGCAATACACTTTATACCGCCCAGTATTTAAAGGACGCCTACAGCAGCTCCGATCAGGGGCAGACGTGGAAGATCGTACAGCTAGGAAACCCCAATCCGATTGTTTTCACACTTGTATCCTGCAATAACCTGCCTTTCCTTTTTGCATATGGAAAGGGATTTTTTTATTCCACAGATAACGGGCAGACATGGCCATCACTGAGGAAAGATCTGGTTGCAAATGATATTGTCTATGAAGGCGGGAATTATTTTGCCTTCGGGTATGCAGATGGAGGAAAACAGTGGGGCGTTTTCAGGTTTAAGCTGGGAGACACAACCCTTACTCCGATGAACAGCGGGCTGCCGCAGTCGGCAATTATAACTAAGGCTTTAAATACCGGCAAGTACATGTTTGCCGCGGTAAAGAACAACGCCGCAGGAACCGATAAAAACGGCATTTACAGGATTGCAACTTCGGAGCTGGGAGCAACAGATGTGGAAACCGCCGCGGGCACGCGCCCTGAAAAGTTTGAGCTAAGGCAGAATTACCCTAATCCTTTCAACCCCACAACCACAATTACGTATTCACTTCCCGAGGCGGGGCACGTAAGGCTGGCTGTTTACAACCTTTTGGGAAAAGAAGTAGCGGTGCTTGCCGATGAATACCAGGCTGCAAGTGTTCACACAGTTAATTTCAATGCAGAAGGCCTCACAAGCGGAATTTACCTCTACAGGCTGGAGGCAGGAAAGTTTACGGCATATAAAAAGCTGCTGCTGCTGAAATAG
- the ygiD gene encoding 4,5-DOPA dioxygenase extradiol, with translation MNTKEFIKMTDRFTKTEKMPVLFVGHGSPMNAIEENEFVEGWREAGRTLPRPNAILCISAHWETRGTYVTAVEKPITIHDFGGFPRELYSVEYPAPGSPALAHDTREIITKTDVEFESKWGLDHGCWSVVKHMYPEADVPVVQLSLDHNQGPQYHYELAKELAPLRKKGVLIMGSGNMVHNLGMVAWDKLTQPGYAYDWALEASDKMKGYIMQGDHAHLINYKQQGTAIHLAVPTPEHYLPLLYALALKEEDENVTFFNDAPVGGSLTMTCVRIESQLKIKK, from the coding sequence ATGAATACAAAAGAATTTATAAAAATGACGGACCGGTTCACGAAAACGGAGAAGATGCCGGTGCTTTTTGTAGGGCACGGATCGCCCATGAATGCAATTGAGGAGAACGAATTTGTTGAAGGCTGGCGCGAGGCCGGGCGTACGCTTCCCCGCCCCAATGCCATACTGTGCATCTCGGCGCACTGGGAAACGAGGGGGACGTATGTAACGGCCGTGGAAAAGCCCATAACTATACACGACTTCGGGGGTTTCCCCAGGGAGCTGTACAGCGTGGAGTATCCCGCGCCCGGGAGTCCCGCCCTTGCGCACGACACGAGGGAAATTATTACAAAGACGGATGTTGAGTTTGAGAGCAAATGGGGTTTGGACCACGGCTGCTGGAGCGTGGTAAAGCACATGTATCCCGAAGCGGACGTTCCGGTAGTGCAGCTGAGTCTGGATCATAATCAGGGGCCGCAGTACCACTACGAGCTTGCAAAAGAGCTTGCGCCGCTCAGGAAAAAGGGTGTTTTAATTATGGGAAGCGGCAACATGGTGCATAACCTGGGGATGGTGGCGTGGGACAAGCTGACCCAACCGGGCTACGCATACGACTGGGCGCTGGAGGCGAGTGACAAGATGAAAGGATATATAATGCAGGGCGATCACGCTCATCTTATAAACTACAAGCAGCAGGGCACGGCAATACACCTGGCCGTTCCCACGCCCGAGCATTACCTGCCGTTACTCTACGCGCTGGCATTGAAGGAAGAGGATGAAAACGTAACCTTCTTTAATGACGCTCCCGTGGGAGGGTCGCTTACTATGACGTGCGTAAGGATAGAATCTCAATTAAAAATTAAAAAGTGA
- a CDS encoding T9SS type A sorting domain-containing protein, producing the protein MKKMLFLSLFLFVLFVSSSYSQITNLTVVGSTASFSVRSGDNFGWSYNVPNAGDTTLVQIWIDADQNGVLNPAVDVLWTFFNQIDGDSRGQNGPPDIDYTANKSVAFESPLGLAPAHYIMLFRNHRHYTTFTGVVNHMNSPVYTISGTVSVPAGMSKKNIVLSLNAEGENGTNLFWDAATDENGNYTIEMSADTSGNPWVVRPDNTFIMGAAVLDKNEKQLVISPKQTSYTGNNFTFTAPSATITGTLKDDNGNSVIGSDVSLVAGEGAFYRYAPTDTAGVYHLGLLPSEVPQEVIVLESHSRGEGNVLNAYTKVGSVSAGNNITRDLILFRPNATIKGKVTLDGHAPGFMMNLSCLNSDSLFTNLLTDNEGNFTANVTSKVFNYTIYPVIDYMNGGQNYFFTPLTAHPGQSGLVLSISTTSDVNNETPAAPSEFRLSQNYPNPFNPVTTIKYSVAKEGFVSLTVYNLIGSKVATLVSEYKPAGQYSVQFDGRGLASGIYLYRLESGNFSAYKKLILMK; encoded by the coding sequence ATGAAGAAAATGCTATTTTTGTCCTTATTTCTGTTTGTTCTGTTTGTAAGCTCTTCATACAGCCAGATAACAAACTTAACAGTCGTTGGCAGCACCGCGAGCTTTTCGGTAAGATCGGGTGATAATTTCGGCTGGAGCTACAATGTGCCCAACGCGGGCGATACGACGCTTGTACAGATCTGGATTGATGCCGACCAGAACGGGGTGCTTAATCCCGCAGTTGATGTGCTGTGGACATTCTTCAACCAGATTGACGGCGATTCACGCGGGCAGAACGGGCCCCCGGATATTGACTACACGGCAAATAAGTCTGTGGCATTTGAAAGTCCGCTTGGGCTTGCACCTGCTCATTACATAATGCTTTTCAGGAATCACAGACACTACACCACTTTCACCGGTGTTGTAAACCATATGAATTCACCCGTCTACACGATTTCAGGGACTGTCAGTGTGCCTGCCGGGATGAGCAAAAAGAACATAGTTCTTTCGCTTAATGCCGAAGGTGAAAACGGGACAAACCTCTTCTGGGATGCCGCTACGGATGAAAACGGGAACTACACAATTGAAATGAGCGCTGATACATCTGGCAACCCCTGGGTTGTCAGACCGGACAACACCTTCATAATGGGTGCAGCCGTTCTTGACAAGAATGAGAAACAGCTGGTCATTTCACCAAAGCAGACCTCATACACAGGAAACAACTTTACCTTTACGGCACCAAGCGCGACAATTACAGGAACTCTTAAGGACGACAACGGAAACTCTGTCATTGGCAGCGATGTGAGCCTTGTGGCCGGCGAAGGAGCTTTTTACCGCTATGCTCCAACTGACACGGCAGGGGTATATCACCTGGGGCTCCTCCCAAGCGAAGTGCCGCAGGAGGTTATTGTGCTTGAATCCCATTCACGCGGTGAAGGTAATGTCTTAAATGCCTACACCAAGGTAGGCTCCGTATCTGCAGGGAACAACATTACACGCGACCTGATTTTATTCAGGCCGAACGCCACAATCAAGGGCAAAGTTACACTTGACGGACATGCCCCGGGCTTCATGATGAATTTATCATGCCTGAACTCAGATTCGCTGTTTACAAATTTATTGACAGATAACGAGGGAAACTTTACAGCAAACGTCACATCAAAAGTTTTCAATTATACTATCTACCCGGTAATTGACTATATGAACGGCGGACAAAATTACTTCTTTACGCCGCTTACGGCTCATCCGGGACAGAGCGGCCTGGTTCTTAGTATTTCAACAACATCAGATGTAAACAACGAGACGCCTGCCGCACCTTCAGAATTCAGGCTTTCGCAGAACTATCCCAATCCTTTCAACCCGGTTACAACAATTAAGTACTCGGTTGCAAAGGAAGGTTTTGTAAGCCTTACGGTTTATAATCTTATAGGCAGCAAAGTTGCAACCCTGGTAAGCGAATACAAGCCGGCAGGCCAGTATTCAGTGCAGTTTGACGGCCGCGGTCTTGCAAGCGGAATTTACCTCTACAGGCTGGAGTCGGGTAATTTCAGCGCATACAAAAAGCTTATTCTGATGAAGTAA
- a CDS encoding DsbA family oxidoreductase — MKVEVWSDIVCPFCYMGKRKFEMALEQFPYKDKVQVEWKSFLLNPDAKTDTSINVYDYLARQKGWSMEKAREINRQVTEAAAGVGLEYNFDKAVVANTLKAHAFLQFAKKKGMQNEAGEKLFKAYFTEGKNVDDIPVLVEIAGELGLDTTGLHEALENGTYMDNVRADLYEAHQFDIHSVPFFLFDEKIGVIGAQPAEYFLDVLQKVYNRWIKHNPESNNGFSCSSDGNC; from the coding sequence ATGAAGGTGGAAGTCTGGAGCGACATAGTCTGCCCGTTCTGCTATATGGGTAAACGCAAGTTTGAAATGGCGCTTGAACAGTTCCCATATAAAGATAAGGTACAGGTGGAGTGGAAAAGCTTCCTCCTTAACCCCGATGCCAAAACCGATACTTCAATAAACGTATACGACTATCTTGCGCGCCAGAAAGGCTGGAGCATGGAAAAGGCCCGTGAGATTAACCGCCAGGTTACAGAAGCCGCCGCCGGGGTTGGACTTGAATATAATTTTGATAAGGCGGTTGTTGCAAATACGCTTAAAGCCCACGCCTTCCTGCAGTTCGCAAAGAAAAAGGGAATGCAGAATGAAGCCGGAGAAAAACTCTTTAAGGCTTATTTTACGGAAGGGAAGAATGTGGACGACATACCCGTACTGGTTGAAATAGCCGGTGAACTGGGTCTCGATACCACGGGACTTCATGAGGCACTTGAGAATGGAACCTACATGGATAATGTGCGCGCGGACCTATATGAGGCTCACCAGTTCGATATCCACAGCGTCCCTTTTTTCCTCTTCGATGAGAAGATAGGCGTAATAGGCGCCCAGCCTGCTGAGTACTTCCTGGACGTCCTCCAAAAGGTGTATAACCGCTGGATAAAGCATAACCCTGAAAGCAATAATGGCTTCAGCTGCTCCTCGGACGGAAACTGCTGA
- a CDS encoding helix-turn-helix transcriptional regulator, with the protein MDKEELGKYIKARRSILGISQNDLAEIAGISIRSLKDIETGKGNPTLEQLKKILGPLGLHISLEVNNG; encoded by the coding sequence ATGGATAAAGAAGAATTAGGCAAATACATCAAGGCCAGGCGAAGCATTCTGGGAATTTCGCAGAATGATCTTGCTGAAATAGCAGGCATTTCCATTCGCAGTCTGAAGGATATTGAAACTGGTAAGGGAAATCCCACGCTGGAGCAGCTGAAAAAAATTTTAGGGCCTCTGGGTCTTCATATCAGTCTGGAGGTAAACAATGGATAG
- a CDS encoding type II toxin-antitoxin system RelE/ParE family toxin codes for MIRSFKNSDSEKIFNREHSRAVPANLLEKAWVKLAMIHAAVRLEDLRVPPGNKLEKLSGDREGQFSIRINQKYRICFYWQDSNAFDVEVTDYH; via the coding sequence ATGATACGCTCATTTAAGAACTCGGATTCCGAGAAGATATTCAACCGGGAACACTCACGGGCGGTCCCGGCAAATCTCCTTGAAAAAGCATGGGTAAAATTAGCAATGATTCATGCTGCTGTGAGATTGGAAGATTTAAGAGTTCCTCCTGGCAATAAGCTGGAAAAACTGAGCGGGGACCGTGAAGGGCAATTCAGCATCAGAATAAATCAGAAATACCGTATTTGTTTTTACTGGCAGGATTCTAATGCCTTTGATGTTGAAGTAACTGATTATCATTAG
- a CDS encoding phosphatidylinositol kinase → MDRTALVYYNDIPAGRLTQGENVYTFEYEDTYLKDAGLPAISLSFPKQKEAFTAQVLFPFFYGLLSEGENKIIQCRRLKIDENDHFTLLIKTAGSDTIGAVTVREME, encoded by the coding sequence ATGGATAGAACAGCCCTGGTATATTATAATGATATTCCAGCGGGCAGGCTCACTCAGGGTGAAAACGTATATACCTTTGAATATGAAGATACATATCTAAAGGATGCAGGACTTCCTGCAATAAGCCTCAGTTTTCCAAAGCAAAAGGAAGCCTTTACCGCGCAGGTTCTATTCCCTTTCTTTTATGGGCTGCTTTCAGAAGGAGAAAATAAGATTATTCAATGCCGCAGGTTGAAAATTGATGAAAATGATCATTTCACACTTTTAATTAAGACCGCCGGCAGCGACACCATTGGCGCGGTAACTGTAAGGGAGATGGAATGA
- a CDS encoding HipA domain-containing protein produces MNYCPGCLREGHTTYCGPCRRILFGGKKVDHILPFSRPDFDLAKLSQSGRLSISGIQVKHSLRLEGNRLSLTEEMGEYILKPVPRGTYLNLSAVPANEHVTMQTASQVFKIKTAANALIFFSDGEMAYITKRFDVTESGHRLLQEDFAQIMQRTQETHGRNYKYESSYEDIAFHMKKHIGAYAIEAEKFFRLVLFNYLVSNGDAHLKNFSLQRNSEFGDYLLTPAYDLMNTSLHVPGESDTALKLFSGDYTTEAYEAGSKYTRADFYEFALKIMAPPVKSRIDKILKEIVSHEEGIKDLIQRSFLPDDMKTLYLASLELRRERLLS; encoded by the coding sequence ATGAACTACTGTCCCGGATGTTTAAGAGAAGGCCACACCACCTACTGCGGCCCATGCAGGAGGATACTATTTGGCGGAAAGAAAGTTGACCATATCCTCCCCTTCAGCCGTCCTGATTTTGATCTGGCAAAACTCAGCCAAAGCGGAAGGCTATCAATTTCAGGCATACAGGTTAAGCATTCACTGAGGCTGGAAGGAAACAGGCTCAGCCTGACTGAAGAGATGGGGGAATATATACTTAAGCCGGTTCCCCGCGGGACATACCTGAACCTTTCAGCTGTTCCTGCAAATGAGCATGTAACCATGCAGACTGCCTCCCAGGTCTTTAAGATCAAAACTGCCGCCAATGCCTTAATATTTTTTTCGGACGGCGAGATGGCCTATATTACAAAAAGGTTTGATGTGACTGAAAGCGGACACCGGCTTCTGCAGGAAGATTTTGCACAGATAATGCAGAGGACTCAGGAGACACATGGGCGGAACTACAAATACGAGTCTTCATACGAAGATATAGCCTTTCACATGAAAAAGCATATAGGGGCTTATGCCATTGAGGCGGAAAAATTTTTCAGGCTTGTATTGTTTAATTATCTCGTCTCGAACGGAGATGCACACCTTAAAAATTTCTCTCTCCAAAGAAACAGTGAATTCGGGGATTATCTTCTTACGCCCGCTTACGACCTAATGAATACTTCCCTTCACGTTCCTGGTGAATCGGATACAGCTCTTAAGCTTTTTTCAGGGGATTATACAACTGAAGCCTATGAGGCGGGAAGCAAATATACGCGCGCTGATTTTTATGAATTTGCGCTGAAGATAATGGCCCCTCCCGTCAAAAGCCGGATAGATAAAATCCTGAAAGAGATAGTTTCGCACGAAGAAGGAATTAAGGATCTGATTCAAAGGTCCTTTCTTCCTGATGATATGAAGACGCTCTATCTGGCATCCCTGGAGTTAAGAAGGGAGAGGCTCCTGTCCTGA
- a CDS encoding HigA family addiction module antidote protein, whose product MKTGKETVKKFAPVHPGKILLEEFLEPMEITQYRLAKEINVPARRINEIVHGERGITPDTSLRLAKFFGMSETFWLNLQNLYDVEVLKDQLQDVLRSIHSYSGMQKAS is encoded by the coding sequence ATGAAAACCGGAAAAGAAACAGTTAAGAAATTCGCCCCGGTACATCCAGGGAAGATACTGCTTGAAGAGTTTCTGGAGCCAATGGAAATCACACAGTACAGGCTTGCCAAGGAGATTAATGTTCCGGCAAGGCGTATTAATGAGATAGTGCATGGAGAAAGGGGAATTACGCCCGATACCTCCTTAAGGCTTGCAAAGTTTTTCGGAATGTCCGAGACATTCTGGCTGAACCTGCAGAACCTTTATGATGTTGAAGTTCTGAAAGATCAGCTGCAGGATGTATTGAGAAGCATTCATTCCTATTCCGGGATGCAGAAAGCATCATAA